DNA sequence from the Agrobacterium tumefaciens genome:
GGTGAAGGACAGGTCGCGAGCGGCCTTGTCGCGGGAAAGCTGCAGCGAGCGGATGGTGCTTTCGGCCTCTTCGCGCTGGGCGCGCAGAAGCTCGACATTGGCTTTCGCGGAGGAGATCGCCGCATCGCCGGCCACGACATTCGCCTTGGCCTGATCGAGCGCAACCTGGGCATTGTCGGAAGCGGCAACGGTGCCGACGTCCTTCGCCTGCAATTCGCTGGCACGCTTCTGGGTGATTTCCGCCCCGCGAAGGGCGGCATCCAGCGCACCCTTCTGGGCAACGGCCTGTTCCTGCGATGCCTCGCCGCCAATGATCTGCGCATCGATACGCTTCAGCGACAGCTCCTCTGTGCGGATCTGCGCCTCAGCCTGTTCAAGCGCAATGCGATAGTCGCCATCATCCAGCGTCACCAGCGGATCGCCCGCCTTGACTTCCTGGTTTTCAACCACATTCACCTTGGCAACGTAACCCGACACCTTGGGCGCGATGACGGCGATGTCACCTTCTATATAGGCATCATCGGTCGAGACCATGAAGCGGCCATCGATCCACCAGTTGTAACCGTACCAGCCGGCACCGGCGAGAAGGGCGACGGCGATGACCGGCAGGAGCTTCGAACGCTTCTTCTGCTTCGGAGCAGCGGTTGTCTGGGGCGGCTGTTGCGGCGGGGCATCAGCCGGCTTTGCCGGAGAGGTCTCGGCCTTGGCGGAGATATCCGCCTCTTCCGCATCGTTGACGGCGCGAACCGCGCTATTCTTCTGGGCCGACATGAGAGTATACCGTGATAGATTGAAAAAAGTTTTTCGAACTGAACCGTTCGGTTCGATTGACTTAATCTCTTTCCTGACACATATCAAGTGTTATCGAACCGATTGGTTCGACGTCTGGTTAATTTTTTTACGCCATTGTGGTGCTAGGAGGCGATAACGATGGCAGGGGGAAACATGGATATGGAAGCGGACATGGAAACGGGCTGTCCCGGAAACCCCGCCGGACGTTTTGCGGCGGGTGAGGACCCGGCAAAGCGCGAGCAGATTCTGGCCGGCGCCTGGCGC
Encoded proteins:
- a CDS encoding HlyD family secretion protein, with translation MSAQKNSAVRAVNDAEEADISAKAETSPAKPADAPPQQPPQTTAAPKQKKRSKLLPVIAVALLAGAGWYGYNWWIDGRFMVSTDDAYIEGDIAVIAPKVSGYVAKVNVVENQEVKAGDPLVTLDDGDYRIALEQAEAQIRTEELSLKRIDAQIIGGEASQEQAVAQKGALDAALRGAEITQKRASELQAKDVGTVAASDNAQVALDQAKANVVAGDAAISSAKANVELLRAQREEAESTIRSLQLSRDKAARDLSFTVLKAPYDGVIGNLAVQTGDLVSVGKRLASLVPMNELYIDANFKETQLASVVPGSKVRVHVDAFDDATIEGTVQSISPGSGSVFSMLPPENATGNFTKVIQRVPVRIVFSKDDLAKHNLRAGLSVVVDVDTRTAPENTKTAQAK